The Periplaneta americana isolate PAMFEO1 chromosome 2, P.americana_PAMFEO1_priV1, whole genome shotgun sequence genome has a window encoding:
- the LOC138695041 gene encoding salivary glue protein Sgs-3-like: MAKLVVIALMASLAVCSAQPFFFGWLPNSISQIIDPLSIIFTTQKPTTTTTTTTPAPTTTTTTAAPTTTTTTAAPTTTTTTAAPTTTTAAPTTTTTTAAPTTTTTTAAPTTTTTTAAPTTTTTTAAPTTTTTTAAPTAAPTTTTAAPTEAPTTTTVVVTTAATPAVTASP, from the coding sequence GTTATTGCATTGATGGCTTCACTTGCTGTATGCAGTGCTCAACCATTTTTCTTTGGATGGCTCCCTAACTCCATCAGTCAAATCATTGACCCACTTTCTATAATTTTCACGACCCAAAAACCTACCACCACAACTACAACCACCACTCCAGCCCCTACAACCACGACTACAACAGCAGCCCCTACAACCACGACTACAACTGCAGCCCCCACAACCACAACTACAACTGCAGCTCCCACAACCACAACTGCAGCTCccacaactacaactacaactgctGCTCCTACAACCACAACTACAACTGCTGCTCCCACAACCACAACCACGACTGCAGCTCccacaactacaactacaactgctGCTCCTACAACGACAACCACAACAGCAGCTCCAACGGCAGCTCCCACAACCACAACAGCAGCTCCAACGGAAGCTCCCACAACCACAACTGTAGTTGTCACAACCGCAGCTACACCAGCAGTAACAGCTTCACCTTGA